A segment of the candidate division Zixibacteria bacterium HGW-Zixibacteria-1 genome:
ATTCAGATAGCGCGGGCTGTTGATCGGCTTATAGTGGCCGACATTGATATCAGTCTTCAGGCCGTAACTTTCGGAATCGATATAGATCGACTTGACCCAGTGAATGACATTCTGAAGCTTGAAATCACCGGATAAAGCCTCAAGTACCTGAAACGGGATGGTTGGGTCGCTCGGTTTGGAACCGATATTCAGAAAGAGTGAGCCATTACCCTTCAGAACCTGTTTGACCGCTCTCCCCCATTCGGTTATCCAGGCCAGATAATCTCTACGTGGGATTTTGTCGTCGTAAGCGCCATATTTGACGCCGATGTTATAGGGCGGCGAAGTGACGACCACATCGACCGATTTTGGTTTCAACCGGGTGATCATGCCGGCGATGCAATCTTCGTTATAGAGTTCAGGTTGTTTGGTTTTGATCCGGGCCATATTAAAAGGGAATATAATATAAAAGAAGCGGGAATGACAGGGGTTTGTAGTTTGTTGTGATCGGTCGGTTCTCAAACCGACCGCGGCGGTCGCCATTGGCGACCGC
Coding sequences within it:
- a CDS encoding site-specific DNA-methyltransferase — translated: MARIKTKQPELYNEDCIAGMITRLKPKSVDVVVTSPPYNIGVKYGAYDDKIPRRDYLAWITEWGRAVKQVLKGNGSLFLNIGSKPSDPTIPFQVLEALSGDFKLQNVIHWVKSIYIDSESYGLKTDINVGHYKPINSPRYLNDAHEYIFHLTKTGAVSLDRLALGVPYKDKTNIERWKYGAHRRRCRGNCWFIPYETIQNRAKDRPHPASFPPRLAANCIRLHGIKPKMLVLDPFMGLGSTGLACRELCVKFIGFEIDVHYFEKAVERINEPAGK